One Trichoderma asperellum chromosome 5, complete sequence genomic region harbors:
- a CDS encoding uncharacterized protein (EggNog:ENOG41~SECRETED:SignalP(1-17)), with amino-acid sequence MFLKSILLAVTVSLASAQIPRPEHSQVGRACGFKIAPCPFDMKCVPNNPYCSELNRCPGHCEFKNQYQSCGGFTPRPHNCGDNSECQDDPRLPPNCGLACDVPGICIPKETHFCGGFIGLSCPEGLFCYDALDGCDPLHGGADCGGICL; translated from the coding sequence ATGTTTCTCAAATCTATTCTTCTCGCCGTAACCGTCTCCCTCGCCTCAGCACAAATCCCCCGCCCAGAACATAGCCAGGTTGGCCGCGCCTGTGGCTTCAAAATCGCCCCCTGTCCCTTCGACATGAAGTGCGTCCCCAACAATCCCTACTGCTCTGAACTCAACCGGTGCCCCGGCCATTGCGAGTTCAAGAACCAATATCAGTCCTGCGGGGGCTTCACGCCGCGACCACACAACTGCGGTGACAATTCAGAGTGCCAGGACGATCCTCGACTGCCGCCAAACTGCGGTCTGGCGTGTGATGTTCCGGGAATATGCATCCCGAAGGAAACTCATTTCTGCGGAGGGTTTATCGGGCTCAGCTGCCCTGAGGGACTATTTTGCTATGATGCGTTAGATGGATGCGATCCCCTTCATGGCGGAGCCGACTGCGGTGGTATATGTTTGTAA
- a CDS encoding uncharacterized protein (MEROPS:MER0014065) encodes MTFSMQIEEFAKDHTVILPTLRGYPPSDVPLDPDAYDGNVMAGDLVALLDHLGIEKAVFAGGDVGGITVQKLAFLHPERLLGLVIFNTPILGTMMHLIHHDPEQQELSKYSLKYIKHNPGDAYDLDFVVRTIADPKYRAEIKEYLQNSPEGGMFYFFRKNFPAPPYGQNIDTSGMHYKMPCVVIWGMQEPYFSDKMLDGFYKWFDQSVRVVTLPQAGHWPWREDARKVN; translated from the coding sequence ATGACGTTTTCGATGCAAATCGAAGAGTTCGCCAAAGACCACACGGTGATTCTTCCTACCCTTCGAGGATACCCTCCGAGTGATGTTCCGCTGGACCCAGATGCGTACGATGGCAATGTCATGGCGGGCGATTTGGTGGCCCTTTTGGATCACTTGGGGATCGAAAAGGCAGTTTTCGCGGGAGGTGATGTTGGAGGCATTACCGTGCAGAAGCTCGCATTTCTTCACCCAGAGAGATTGCTGGGCCTGGTCATCTTCAACACGCCAATTTTGGGCACCATGATGCACCTCATCCACCACGACCCGGAGCAGCAGGAACTGTCAAAGTACTCACTCAAATACATCAAGCACAACCCGGGAGACGCCTATGATTTGGACTTTGTTGTTCGCACCATAGCCGACCCTAAATACCGCGCCGAGATCAAGGAGTACCTCCAAAACTCTCCAGAGGGGGGAatgttttacttttttcgCAAGAACTTTCCAGCGCCACCGTATGGACAAAACATTGATACGTCGGGCATGCACTATAAGATGCCGTGCGTGGTTATATGGGGAATGCAGGAGCCGTATTTCTCGGACAAGATGCTCGACGGCTTCTATAAATGGTTTGACCAGTCGGTTCGAGTGGTTACGCTGCCCCAGGCCGGGCATTGGCCTTGGAGGGAGGACGCGAGAAAAGTGAACTAG
- a CDS encoding uncharacterized protein (EggNog:ENOG41), translating into MAYCYRCERPFRTLLALNQHTYDSSKHHMCPECTGDFKTLYELREHLVDEHDGCPECYDIFDSESDLQDHLFEEHNMCSICNQFFKSPSNLKYHQLVHREKTVKCFACYRMFVTKSAMVLHLEEGTCKPGIDVDVIDDLATDCYESHKYLDNDGDYKCPTCAKYFRFMSGLLQHAESDSCDETLRWKHGPLAVFLRFLKTRV; encoded by the exons ATGGCGTATTGCTACCGCTGCGAAAGGCCGTTTAGGACCCTACTGGCCCTAAACCAGCATACATACGACTCTTCTAAACATCATATGTGTCCCGAGTGCACGGGAGACTTCAAGACGCTGTACGAACTTAGGGAACATTTAGTCGATGAACATGACGGGTGTCCAGAATGCTATGATATATTTGACAGCGAGTCAGATCTCCAAGACCATTTATTCGAGGAGCACAATATGTGCTCTATTTGCAACCAATTCTTCAAATCCCCTTCCAATCTCAAATAT CATCAACTCGTTCACCGCGAGAAAACTGTCAAATGTTTTGCGTGCTATCGCATGTTTGTGACCAAATCCGCCATGGTGTTGCACTTGGAAGAGGGAACATGCAAACCCGGcattgatgttgatgttATCGACGATCTCGCGACGGATTGCTACGAATCTCACAAATACCTTGACAATGACGGCGACTACAAATGCCCGACTTGCGCAAAATATTTCAGATTCATGAGCGGACTGTTACAGCATGCGGAAAGCGACAGTTGCGATGAGACGCTGAGGTGGAAACATGGTCCTCTGGCGGTATTTCTCCGTTTTCTCAAGACACGCGTTTGA